In a genomic window of Rhodovulum sp. P5:
- the phnD gene encoding phosphonate ABC transporter substrate-binding protein yields MKKLLAALAATTALAAPAMAQDITEFRIGILGGDNVQSRLNNYQCLADYTEEALGVPVKMFTPADYNGVIQGFLGGTLDIAWFGASSYAALYLQDPEAGEPFAVKTNLDGSYSYHSIGFARKDSGITSITDLKGKTFGFGDPNSTSGYLIPSVEIPAEYNVTMESGDFFGEVKFTGGHEQTIVAVYNGDIDAGVTWADGLGEWEDGYNSGALRRAVDNGLVDMNELVQIWMSKPIPEGPVVLRKALPADVKEKMKEVVLGLFEKDPECAYNVAFGDTAGFSPISHEAYETIIEVRRKKIEN; encoded by the coding sequence ATGAAGAAACTGCTTGCTGCCCTTGCGGCAACCACCGCCCTCGCCGCACCCGCCATGGCGCAGGACATCACCGAATTCCGCATCGGCATCCTTGGCGGCGACAACGTCCAGTCGCGCCTGAACAACTACCAGTGTCTGGCCGACTATACCGAGGAAGCGCTGGGCGTGCCGGTCAAGATGTTCACCCCGGCCGACTACAACGGCGTGATCCAGGGCTTCCTGGGCGGCACGCTGGACATCGCATGGTTCGGTGCCTCCTCCTATGCCGCGCTTTACCTGCAGGACCCGGAAGCCGGCGAACCCTTCGCCGTGAAAACCAATCTGGACGGCTCCTACAGCTACCACTCCATCGGTTTTGCCCGCAAGGACAGCGGCATCACCTCGATCACCGACCTGAAGGGCAAGACCTTCGGCTTCGGCGACCCGAACTCCACCTCCGGCTACCTGATCCCGTCGGTCGAGATCCCGGCCGAATACAACGTCACCATGGAGTCGGGCGACTTCTTCGGCGAGGTCAAGTTCACCGGCGGCCACGAACAGACCATCGTTGCAGTCTATAACGGCGACATCGATGCCGGCGTGACCTGGGCCGACGGTCTGGGCGAGTGGGAAGACGGCTACAACTCCGGCGCGCTGCGCCGCGCGGTCGACAACGGCCTCGTCGACATGAACGAGCTGGTGCAGATCTGGATGTCGAAGCCGATCCCGGAAGGCCCGGTCGTGCTGCGCAAGGCGCTGCCCGCTGACGTCAAAGAGAAGATGAAGGAAGTCGTTCTGGGCCTCTTTGAAAAAGACCCCGAATGCGCCTACAACGTGGCCTTCGGCGACACGGCCGGCTTCTCGCCCATCAGCCACGAAGCCTACGAGACCATCATCGAAGTCCGCCGCAAGAAGATCGAGAACTGA
- the phnC gene encoding phosphonate ABC transporter ATP-binding protein, whose product MLLSVQNVTKMFGRNTAVDDVSFSVDDTAFIGIIGRSGAGKSTFLRMVNRLTDASSGAIRFEGRNVLDLKGPAKRAWQSDCAMIFQQFNLVPRMDVVSNVLHGTLNRHSAFATFFNLYPTADIHRAIEILDRLGISEQAAKRAEALSGGQQQRVAIARALMQDPKIILADEPIASLDPTNAQVVMDALRRIHEEDGRMVIANLHTLDTARRYCDRVIGMREGRVVFDGTPDQLTTGVARDIYGADASFSEASTSTSINALDENARAMMEETEVL is encoded by the coding sequence ATGCTGCTTAGCGTTCAGAATGTGACCAAGATGTTCGGTCGCAACACCGCCGTCGATGATGTGAGTTTTTCGGTCGATGACACCGCCTTTATCGGCATCATCGGGCGTTCCGGTGCCGGGAAGTCGACCTTTCTGCGCATGGTCAACCGCCTGACCGATGCCAGTTCCGGCGCGATCCGCTTCGAAGGGCGCAATGTGCTGGATCTGAAAGGGCCGGCAAAACGCGCCTGGCAGTCGGACTGCGCGATGATCTTTCAGCAGTTCAACCTCGTGCCGCGCATGGATGTGGTTTCGAATGTCCTGCACGGCACGCTGAACCGGCATTCGGCCTTCGCGACCTTCTTCAACCTCTACCCCACCGCCGATATCCACCGCGCCATCGAGATCCTCGACCGGCTGGGCATCTCGGAACAGGCGGCCAAGCGGGCCGAGGCCCTGTCGGGCGGGCAGCAGCAGCGCGTGGCCATCGCCCGCGCCCTGATGCAGGACCCCAAGATCATCCTTGCCGACGAACCCATCGCCAGCCTCGACCCGACGAACGCGCAGGTGGTGATGGATGCGCTACGCCGCATCCACGAGGAAGACGGCCGCATGGTGATCGCGAACCTGCACACGCTGGATACGGCACGGCGCTATTGCGACCGGGTGATCGGCATGCGCGAGGGCCGCGTGGTCTTCGACGGAACGCCAGACCAACTGACCACCGGCGTCGCGCGCGACATCTACGGGGCCGACGCGTCCTTTTCCGAGGCGTCGACATCCACATCGATCAACGCGCTGGACGAAAATGCCCGCGCGATGATGGAGGAGACCGAAGTCCTCTGA
- the dapF gene encoding diaminopimelate epimerase produces the protein MSDRVYANGLHFMKMHGLGNDFVVIDGRQDGVSLPAGLVAAIADRHRGVGFDQLAVIEAAQDADAHLLFYNADGSVSATCGNATRCIARYLMAETGRTDLTLETERGRLVARDAGNGLTSVNMGAPLLDWQQVPLAKDVDLDRLPIDGAPVATGMGNPHCTFFVEDAEAVDLARFGAAHEHHPLFPERTNVQVAHVLGSDRLRMRVWERGTGITLASGSSSCAVAVAAARRGLTGRKVTIVLDGGELDIDWAADGVWMTGPTAHVFDGVFTPDFLRSS, from the coding sequence ATGTCTGACAGGGTGTACGCAAACGGCCTGCATTTCATGAAGATGCACGGCCTTGGCAATGATTTCGTGGTGATCGACGGTCGGCAGGACGGGGTGTCCTTGCCGGCAGGCCTTGTCGCGGCGATCGCCGACCGGCACCGGGGGGTGGGTTTCGACCAACTGGCGGTGATCGAAGCGGCGCAGGACGCCGATGCGCATCTGCTGTTCTACAATGCCGATGGCTCCGTCTCTGCCACATGCGGGAATGCCACGCGCTGCATCGCGCGGTATCTTATGGCGGAAACGGGCCGGACCGATCTGACGTTGGAAACCGAACGCGGGCGGCTTGTGGCGCGCGATGCCGGGAACGGGTTGACGTCGGTCAACATGGGGGCGCCGCTGCTGGACTGGCAACAGGTGCCCCTGGCCAAGGATGTCGACCTCGACCGGCTGCCCATCGACGGCGCCCCGGTGGCCACCGGCATGGGCAATCCCCATTGCACCTTTTTCGTGGAGGATGCCGAGGCCGTGGACCTCGCTCGCTTCGGCGCCGCGCATGAGCATCACCCGCTGTTCCCCGAACGCACCAATGTTCAGGTCGCCCATGTGCTGGGGTCCGACCGCCTGCGCATGCGGGTGTGGGAGCGGGGCACGGGGATCACGCTGGCCTCGGGGTCGTCGTCTTGCGCGGTGGCCGTGGCGGCGGCGCGTCGCGGACTGACCGGGCGGAAGGTCACGATCGTTCTGGATGGCGGAGAGCTGGACATCGACTGGGCCGCGGATGGCGTTTGGATGACCGGTCCGACGGCCCATGTGTTCGACGGGGTGTTCACCCCTGATTTTCTGCGGTCGTCCTGA
- the mtaB gene encoding tRNA (N(6)-L-threonylcarbamoyladenosine(37)-C(2))-methylthiotransferase MtaB, protein MDRPVPRFTTFGCRLNAWETEAMKALTDAAGLENVEVVNTCAVTAEAVRKARQDIRRLRRDNPRAKIVVTGCAAQTEPERFAEMDEVDLVLGNAEKMQAETWARLAAAPDFIGQTEKVMVDDIMTVRETAGHLIDGFGTRSRAFVHIQNGCDHRCTFCIIPFGRGNSRSVPAGVVVEQTQRLVARGYNEVVLTGVDLTSWGADLPGAPRLGDLVRRILTLVPDLPRLRISSIDSIEADPALMAAIAEEERLMPHLHLSLQSGDDLILKRMKRRHSRADVIRFCAEARRLRPEMTFGADIIAGFPTETEGMFENSLALVEDCGLTWLHVFPYSPRPGTPAARMPQVGGAAIKARAARLRAAGEARVARHLEDQVGKTHQVLMESARMGRTEQFTEVAFDTDRPEGRIVTATITGHAGGQLRAV, encoded by the coding sequence ATGGACCGCCCGGTCCCCCGTTTCACCACCTTCGGTTGCCGCCTGAACGCGTGGGAGACCGAGGCGATGAAGGCGCTGACCGATGCCGCGGGGTTGGAAAACGTCGAGGTGGTCAACACCTGTGCCGTGACGGCCGAGGCCGTGCGCAAGGCCCGGCAGGACATCCGCCGTTTGCGGCGGGACAATCCCAGGGCGAAGATCGTCGTCACCGGCTGTGCCGCCCAGACCGAGCCCGAGCGCTTTGCCGAGATGGACGAGGTCGACCTTGTCCTTGGCAACGCCGAAAAGATGCAGGCCGAGACATGGGCGCGGCTTGCCGCGGCGCCCGATTTCATCGGTCAGACCGAGAAGGTCATGGTGGATGACATCATGACGGTCCGGGAAACCGCGGGGCACCTGATCGACGGGTTTGGCACGCGGTCGCGCGCCTTTGTGCATATTCAGAACGGCTGCGATCACCGCTGCACCTTCTGCATCATCCCCTTTGGTCGGGGCAATTCCCGGTCGGTGCCCGCGGGCGTGGTGGTCGAGCAGACGCAGCGGCTGGTGGCGCGGGGGTACAATGAGGTCGTGCTGACCGGGGTCGACCTGACAAGCTGGGGCGCCGATCTGCCGGGGGCGCCGCGGCTGGGCGATCTGGTGCGCCGTATCCTGACGCTGGTGCCCGACCTGCCGCGGCTGCGCATCTCTTCCATCGACTCGATCGAGGCGGACCCGGCGCTGATGGCCGCGATTGCCGAGGAAGAGCGGCTGATGCCGCATCTGCACCTGTCGCTTCAGTCGGGCGATGACCTTATTCTTAAACGGATGAAGCGGCGCCATTCGCGGGCAGATGTCATCCGCTTCTGTGCGGAGGCCCGCCGACTGCGCCCCGAGATGACCTTTGGCGCCGACATCATCGCGGGCTTCCCGACCGAGACCGAAGGGATGTTCGAAAACTCCCTGGCTTTGGTGGAGGACTGCGGGCTGACATGGCTGCATGTCTTCCCCTATTCGCCCCGGCCAGGCACGCCCGCGGCGCGCATGCCCCAGGTCGGTGGCGCGGCGATCAAGGCGCGCGCGGCGCGTCTGCGCGCGGCGGGGGAGGCGCGGGTCGCCCGGCATCTGGAAGATCAGGTGGGCAAGACCCATCAGGTTCTAATGGAAAGCGCCCGCATGGGCCGTACCGAACAGTTCACCGAGGTTGCGTTCGACACAGACCGGCCAGAGGGCCGGATCGTGACCGCAACCATCACGGGCCACGCGGGTGGCCAGTTGCGGGCGGTGTAG
- a CDS encoding FMN-binding negative transcriptional regulator — translation MHPNPAFRTRPRDANVAFARDRGFGMLTVNGPDGPHVSHVPFLLSEDGTVVETHLVRSTPLARSLPASAVLAVQGPDGYISPDWYGLPDQVPTWNYVAVHLRGPLEVAPPDALRDLLDRQSALFEERLAPKPVWTTAKMPDEGLARLMRAILPCRMRVEVVEGTWKLGQNKPEAARIAAADGLAAAALSPEARILADLMRILPET, via the coding sequence ATGCACCCCAACCCGGCCTTCCGGACACGGCCGCGCGACGCCAATGTCGCCTTTGCCCGCGACCGCGGGTTCGGCATGCTGACGGTGAACGGCCCGGATGGCCCGCATGTCAGCCATGTGCCGTTCCTGTTGTCCGAGGACGGGACGGTGGTTGAAACCCATCTGGTGCGCTCGACCCCGCTGGCCCGGTCGCTGCCGGCATCCGCCGTGCTGGCCGTGCAGGGGCCCGATGGATATATCTCGCCCGACTGGTACGGATTGCCCGATCAGGTGCCGACATGGAACTATGTTGCCGTGCACCTGCGCGGCCCGCTTGAGGTCGCCCCGCCGGATGCTCTGCGCGATCTGCTGGACCGACAGTCGGCGCTGTTTGAGGAACGCCTTGCCCCCAAACCCGTCTGGACGACCGCGAAGATGCCCGATGAGGGTCTCGCCCGTCTGATGCGGGCCATCCTGCCCTGCCGGATGCGGGTGGAGGTGGTCGAGGGGACGTGGAAACTCGGCCAGAACAAGCCCGAGGCTGCGCGGATCGCCGCGGCGGACGGCCTGGCGGCGGCTGCCCTGTCGCCAGAGGCACGGATCCTTGCCGACCTGATGCGCATCCTGCCCGAGACGTGA
- a CDS encoding glutathione S-transferase: protein MRLFDSQASPFCRKVRVLLLETGQADDVEIVPAIGNVLECERMPLAENPLGKIPTLARDEGPALYDSRVICRFLDARAQARLYPETRLWDVLTLEATADGIMDAAVLMVYEGRCRPEAIRSADWVEGQWAKVDRALDAVNARWVSHLGGRLSMAQIAMGCAMGYLDFRHGDRDWRRGRDALAAWEAGFAERPSMQATRPV from the coding sequence ATGCGCCTTTTCGACAGCCAGGCTTCCCCCTTCTGCCGCAAGGTGCGCGTGCTGCTGCTGGAAACCGGGCAGGCCGACGATGTCGAGATCGTGCCGGCCATAGGCAACGTGCTGGAGTGCGAGCGGATGCCATTGGCCGAAAACCCGCTTGGCAAGATCCCGACGCTTGCACGGGACGAGGGGCCCGCACTTTACGACAGCCGGGTGATCTGCCGGTTTCTCGATGCACGGGCGCAGGCGCGGCTCTACCCCGAAACACGGCTGTGGGATGTCCTGACGCTGGAGGCGACGGCGGACGGGATCATGGATGCCGCCGTCCTGATGGTCTATGAAGGGCGCTGCCGTCCCGAGGCGATCCGCAGCGCCGACTGGGTCGAGGGGCAATGGGCCAAGGTCGACCGCGCGCTGGACGCGGTGAACGCGCGGTGGGTCAGCCATCTGGGCGGGCGTCTGAGCATGGCGCAGATCGCGATGGGCTGTGCGATGGGCTATCTCGATTTCCGGCATGGCGACCGGGACTGGCGCCGGGGGCGCGATGCCCTTGCCGCATGGGAGGCTGGCTTTGCCGAACGCCCCTCCATGCAGGCGACGCGGCCGGTCTGA
- the petA gene encoding ubiquinol-cytochrome c reductase iron-sulfur subunit, protein MSHAEDHDGTRRDFLYYATAGAGVVTAGAAIWPLVDQMNPSADVQALSSIRVDVSSVTEGQQITVKFLGKPVFIRLRTPEDIELARSVPLDDLRDNNSRNPNKPGEATDANRTMDPEGKWLVMIGVCTHLGCVPMGNQSGDFGGWFCPCHGSHYDSAGRIRKGPAPENMYIPVASFVDETTIKLG, encoded by the coding sequence GTGTCGCACGCAGAAGATCACGACGGCACCCGCCGCGATTTCCTTTACTACGCCACGGCGGGCGCCGGTGTTGTGACCGCCGGCGCGGCAATCTGGCCGCTTGTCGACCAGATGAACCCATCGGCGGACGTACAGGCGCTCAGCTCTATCCGGGTGGACGTTTCCTCGGTTACCGAGGGACAGCAGATCACCGTGAAATTCCTCGGCAAACCGGTGTTCATCCGGCTCCGCACGCCGGAGGATATCGAACTGGCGCGGTCCGTTCCTCTGGACGACCTCCGCGACAACAACTCGCGCAATCCCAACAAGCCGGGCGAAGCGACCGACGCAAACCGCACCATGGACCCCGAGGGCAAGTGGCTGGTCATGATCGGCGTCTGCACGCATCTGGGCTGCGTTCCGATGGGCAACCAGTCGGGCGATTTCGGCGGGTGGTTCTGCCCCTGCCACGGGTCGCACTACGACTCGGCCGGCCGTATCCGCAAGGGCCCCGCGCCTGAAAACATGTACATCCCGGTCGCGTCCTTCGTGGACGAGACGACCATCAAACTCGGTTAA